The genomic region AGACAGTACGAACGGTGGCGGCTGCCGTCGTCGATCAACAGTGTGTGACAGCAGAGCTCCGCCGGCGAGAACTCGTCAAGAGTCTCGGCGTAGCGGTAGTAGCGATGGTCAGTGAGCAGGAACTGGAGGTCGAAGGCTGCAAATCGAGCGAGGCCGGTTTCGTGGAACCCCTCGGTGTCGATCTCCGTCTCGGCTTGTGCGAGGAATTCGTCGTAGGTTTCCCAGAGAATCGTGCCCTTCGAGGCGACGGCTTCGAGGCGGTAGCGATGCAGATGGTGTGCGAGTTCACGGGCGAACTCGTGGAGGCGGTCGAAATCGGCGTTGAACTCGTAGCGGCCGTCGGCTGTCCCGACGAGACCTCGGTCGCGAAACCGCTTGAGGACGCGGTTGACCGTGTTGCGGTAGTTGTCGCTCCGGTCGGCGATCTCGGAGACAGTTCGCGGCTGGTCGAGGTAGTACAGCACCTCGAGTGCCTT from Haloarcula rubripromontorii harbors:
- a CDS encoding helix-turn-helix transcriptional regulator, translating into MLRRIELEVLATVDLGDTISELATKLDHSESYLSRAVADLVEKGLVYTERDGRRKRVVPSDARAVELYRDLVRQHSHIEFPELLTGKALEVLYYLDQPRTVSEIADRSDNYRNTVNRVLKRFRDRGLVGTADGRYEFNADFDRLHEFARELAHHLHRYRLEAVASKGTILWETYDEFLAQAETEIDTEGFHETGLARFAAFDLQFLLTDHRYYRYAETLDEFSPAELCCHTLLIDDGSRHRSYCLLLLSHVDIDEADLRAQAAKYGLEDEIDALLCYLETHGEIDDDRLPEWDEFQELAADYEV